The proteins below come from a single Geobacillus thermoleovorans genomic window:
- the thiC gene encoding phosphomethylpyrimidine synthase ThiC, with protein sequence MENIRSFMSFPESRKVYIEGSRPDVRVPMREIALSPTKTPQGMVENKPVRVYDTTGPYTDPDFEPDVEKGLPPLRRRWIVERGDVEEMERSSVAIQRSLPFVRRPLRAKPGKTVTQMHYAKRGIITPEMEFVAIREQIDPEIVRQEVAAGRAIIPANINHPESEPMIIGRRFHVKINANIGNSAVSSSIEDEVEKLLWAVRWGADTVMDLSTGKHIHETREYIIRNSPVPVGTVPIYQALEKVGGVPEKLTWDVYRETLIEQAEQGVDYMTIHAGVRLHYIPLTANRTTGIVSRGGSIIAQWCLAHHEENFLYTHFEEICEILKQYDVAISLGDGLRPGSIADANDEAQFAELKTLGELTKIAWKHDVQVMIEGPGHIPMHKIRENVEREQEICHGAPFYTLGPLVTDIAPGYDHITSAIGAAIIGAYGTAMLCYVTPKEHLGLPNKEDVRAGVVAYKIAAHAADLAKGHPAAQQRDDALSKARFEFRWNDQFNLSLDPERAREYHDETLPAEAAKTAHFCSMCGPKFCSMNISHELQRKIKEEGMKEKAQQFIRQGSSLYQ encoded by the coding sequence ATGGAAAACATCCGCTCGTTTATGTCGTTTCCGGAAAGCCGCAAAGTGTACATCGAAGGGTCGCGCCCGGATGTGCGCGTGCCGATGAGAGAAATTGCTTTGTCGCCAACGAAAACGCCGCAAGGAATGGTGGAAAACAAACCGGTGCGTGTCTACGATACGACGGGCCCGTATACGGATCCTGATTTTGAACCGGACGTGGAGAAAGGCTTGCCGCCTCTTCGCCGCCGCTGGATTGTCGAGCGCGGCGATGTGGAGGAAATGGAGCGGTCTTCTGTTGCGATCCAACGTTCGCTTCCGTTTGTGCGCCGTCCATTGAGGGCAAAGCCCGGAAAAACAGTGACACAAATGCATTACGCCAAACGGGGGATCATTACGCCAGAAATGGAGTTTGTCGCGATTCGTGAACAAATCGATCCAGAAATTGTCCGCCAAGAAGTCGCCGCTGGTCGGGCCATTATTCCGGCCAATATTAACCATCCAGAGAGCGAACCGATGATCATCGGACGTCGTTTCCATGTGAAAATTAATGCCAATATCGGCAACTCGGCTGTTTCTTCATCGATTGAAGACGAAGTGGAAAAATTGCTTTGGGCAGTGCGTTGGGGCGCCGATACGGTCATGGATTTATCGACCGGCAAACACATTCATGAAACGCGCGAGTACATCATCCGCAATTCGCCGGTCCCCGTGGGAACGGTGCCGATTTATCAGGCGCTCGAAAAGGTAGGAGGGGTGCCGGAGAAGCTGACATGGGACGTGTACCGCGAGACGCTCATCGAGCAGGCTGAACAAGGAGTCGACTACATGACGATCCACGCCGGTGTGCGGCTTCATTACATTCCGCTCACCGCCAACCGGACGACCGGAATTGTCTCGCGCGGCGGCTCGATCATCGCCCAATGGTGTTTGGCCCACCATGAAGAAAACTTTTTGTATACGCATTTTGAAGAAATCTGCGAGATTTTGAAACAATACGATGTCGCGATCTCCCTTGGCGACGGCTTGCGCCCCGGCTCCATCGCCGATGCGAACGATGAGGCGCAGTTTGCGGAACTCAAGACGCTCGGCGAGCTGACGAAAATCGCCTGGAAGCATGATGTGCAGGTGATGATCGAAGGGCCGGGGCACATTCCGATGCATAAAATTCGCGAAAATGTCGAGCGGGAACAGGAAATTTGTCATGGAGCGCCGTTTTATACGTTAGGGCCGCTTGTCACCGACATCGCGCCCGGGTATGACCATATTACGTCAGCGATTGGCGCCGCCATCATTGGCGCTTATGGAACGGCGATGCTTTGTTACGTAACGCCCAAAGAACATTTAGGGTTGCCGAATAAAGAGGACGTACGCGCCGGGGTCGTGGCCTATAAAATCGCCGCCCATGCGGCTGATCTGGCAAAAGGGCATCCAGCCGCTCAGCAGCGTGACGACGCGCTCTCGAAAGCGCGCTTTGAATTTCGTTGGAACGATCAGTTCAATTTATCCCTCGATCCGGAACGGGCCCGCGAGTATCATGATGAAACATTGCCGGCTGAGGCGGCGAAAACGGCCCATTTTTGTTCGATGTGCGGGCCGAAATTTTGTTCCATGAACATTTCACATGAACTGCAACGGAAAATCAAAGAGGAGGGGATGAAAGAAAAAGCGCAACAATTTATTCGGCAAGGGTCGTCGCTGTATCAATGA
- a CDS encoding helix-turn-helix domain-containing protein has protein sequence MVIRESLQYIQDAYAALTELSMLIVDDHGAPVTKVSNMTELAELVLFAAEREAPSFFCPRELVIDGWQRPSVVPVGRFGMKSIVAPVFIDEKAEYWIWAGVFIEEETKWLICEQPLAAGGKWVSAIERSVALPARAVEAKLKDIEKMAVICGELISGERRKQQCCEYGKRLEAVVTDSSALADVDKLLFELRAFDERVDMALYIAKCPQGWMVAAASGEKAGKLRGKMIDALFPPLSSSKPPLRSVYVQDAALDPRFSFFVRHGIRPKAMIAYPAMYGKTMEGWVMIGSEAASSLPAALRSVGSALVQHWLLLAKCTEADMKMDRHLMRLSMLMEIGRAMRMVQNEEEIIRMMAEFAAEFAYGDFVCVVWSSDGQTAVVHEGAMDVEMAVRYRDDVCRRYGCHGEKAKSEVPALLDVEGKSVMEVPFFVGDGRYGVLAVHIKKGREAKEAEVYMTALAAIGAMMISGKAHGGNDGTVNIDMLSEQLTAREMDVLELLIQGCSNREISERLFISVHTVKNHITNIFQKIGVNDRSQLIALVYQLNHRRQRC, from the coding sequence GTGGTGATCCGTGAATCGTTGCAATATATTCAAGATGCATACGCGGCATTGACGGAGTTGAGCATGCTTATCGTCGATGATCACGGCGCTCCCGTGACGAAAGTATCGAATATGACCGAGCTGGCGGAGCTCGTTTTGTTTGCAGCTGAAAGGGAAGCGCCATCGTTTTTCTGCCCGCGAGAACTTGTTATTGACGGATGGCAGCGTCCATCGGTCGTACCGGTCGGGCGTTTTGGCATGAAAAGCATCGTCGCTCCCGTGTTTATCGATGAGAAGGCGGAATATTGGATTTGGGCGGGCGTGTTTATCGAGGAAGAGACGAAATGGCTCATTTGCGAACAGCCGCTGGCAGCCGGCGGAAAGTGGGTGTCAGCCATCGAACGATCGGTGGCGCTGCCGGCGCGGGCAGTCGAAGCGAAGTTAAAAGATATAGAAAAGATGGCGGTCATATGCGGGGAATTAATCAGCGGCGAGCGCCGCAAGCAGCAATGCTGTGAATACGGAAAACGGCTCGAAGCAGTGGTCACGGACAGCTCCGCCCTAGCGGACGTGGATAAGCTGCTTTTTGAGTTGCGGGCGTTCGATGAACGCGTCGATATGGCGTTGTATATCGCCAAGTGTCCGCAAGGATGGATGGTGGCGGCGGCAAGCGGGGAAAAGGCCGGAAAGCTGCGCGGCAAGATGATCGATGCGTTGTTTCCGCCGCTTTCGTCTTCGAAGCCGCCGCTTCGTTCGGTTTACGTTCAAGATGCCGCTTTGGATCCACGCTTTTCCTTTTTTGTCCGCCATGGCATCCGCCCGAAAGCGATGATTGCGTATCCGGCGATGTACGGGAAAACAATGGAAGGATGGGTCATGATCGGCAGCGAGGCGGCCTCTTCACTGCCAGCGGCGCTTCGTTCGGTCGGCTCCGCCCTCGTTCAACATTGGCTGCTTCTGGCTAAATGTACAGAGGCCGATATGAAAATGGACCGCCATTTGATGCGCCTTTCGATGTTGATGGAAATTGGACGGGCCATGCGTATGGTGCAGAATGAGGAAGAAATCATCCGGATGATGGCCGAATTCGCCGCGGAGTTTGCTTACGGGGATTTCGTCTGTGTGGTATGGTCTAGCGATGGCCAAACAGCCGTTGTCCACGAAGGAGCGATGGACGTAGAAATGGCCGTTCGTTATCGGGATGATGTCTGCCGTCGCTATGGCTGTCACGGCGAGAAGGCGAAAAGCGAGGTGCCGGCGTTGCTTGATGTCGAGGGCAAATCGGTGATGGAAGTGCCGTTTTTCGTCGGCGATGGCCGCTATGGCGTTCTCGCCGTTCATATAAAGAAAGGAAGGGAAGCGAAAGAGGCGGAAGTGTATATGACGGCGCTGGCCGCGATTGGTGCGATGATGATTAGCGGCAAGGCCCACGGTGGGAATGATGGGACGGTCAATATCGACATGCTGTCCGAGCAGTTGACAGCCCGGGAGATGGATGTATTGGAGCTGCTCATTCAAGGCTGCAGCAACCGCGAAATTTCAGAACGGTTGTTCATTAGCGTCCATACCGTGAAAAATCATATTACGAACATTTTTCAAAAAATTGGCGTCAATGACCGGTCGCAGTTGATCGCCCTTGTGTATCAACTAAACCACCGCCGGCAGCGCTGCTAA
- a CDS encoding STAS domain-containing protein produces the protein METKQGAICTLTWAEDITLNNVESFRQALEKLLDKQADQLIVNMEGVKYINSAGLGVIADSVMAARARQKELVIAGVEGSLAEIFHIVKFSSFIKLFATEKEAMDYFSGE, from the coding sequence ATGGAGACAAAACAAGGGGCAATTTGCACGCTGACATGGGCAGAAGATATTACCTTAAACAATGTCGAATCGTTCCGTCAAGCGCTGGAAAAGTTGCTGGACAAACAGGCGGATCAATTGATCGTCAACATGGAGGGGGTCAAATACATTAACAGCGCCGGACTCGGGGTCATCGCTGACAGCGTCATGGCGGCGAGAGCCCGACAAAAAGAGTTGGTCATTGCCGGAGTGGAAGGGTCGCTTGCAGAAATTTTCCATATCGTCAAATTTTCTTCGTTTATCAAACTATTTGCCACAGAGAAGGAAGCCATGGATTATTTCAGTGGAGAATGA
- a CDS encoding aminotransferase class I/II-fold pyridoxal phosphate-dependent enzyme codes for MNTFSDIVQTMPPYLFSRFQKKKEELLKLGVDVIDLGIGAPDLPPPSFVIEALKEALDAPEHYTYSPYGGCREYREAVARFYEREYGVKLDPETEVLALIGSKEGIVHLLQAVLNPGELALVPDPGYPVYRTAVHFARGQSLSLPLDAQHGYIPRFDALPSSVYDQAKIMFLNYPSNPTAAAVDLDVFAEAVSLARQHQMFIAHDAAYSFVTFAGFQAPSILQVDGAKEVAVEFGSLSKSYNMAGCRIGYVVGNRDMIRALSVIKSNTDTCQFIPIQKAAVAALTNGRTFIRENSRIYEQRMNMMVERLRELGIDVQRPKATFFLWIPVYDGYSSERFAAKLLEEAGVIVTPGTAFGSAGEGYVRVSLSAPMERLQQAVERWKQVDWEESAR; via the coding sequence TTGAACACATTTTCCGATATTGTGCAGACGATGCCGCCATATTTGTTCTCCCGATTTCAGAAGAAAAAAGAAGAATTGCTAAAGCTCGGGGTCGATGTCATTGATTTAGGGATCGGCGCCCCCGATTTGCCGCCCCCTTCCTTTGTCATCGAAGCGTTGAAAGAAGCGCTCGATGCGCCAGAACACTATACGTATTCGCCGTATGGCGGCTGCAGGGAGTATCGGGAAGCGGTCGCGCGTTTTTATGAACGGGAATATGGCGTCAAGCTCGATCCGGAGACCGAGGTGTTGGCGTTAATCGGCTCGAAAGAAGGAATCGTCCATTTGCTGCAAGCCGTTCTCAATCCCGGCGAGCTCGCCTTAGTGCCTGATCCGGGCTATCCCGTCTATCGGACGGCCGTCCATTTTGCCCGCGGCCAGAGCCTATCGCTGCCGCTCGATGCGCAACATGGTTATATTCCTCGGTTTGATGCGCTTCCCTCGTCCGTTTATGACCAAGCGAAAATCATGTTTCTCAATTATCCGAGCAATCCGACGGCCGCCGCTGTCGATTTGGATGTATTTGCCGAAGCCGTTTCACTTGCCCGTCAGCACCAGATGTTCATTGCTCATGATGCGGCCTACTCGTTCGTGACGTTTGCCGGTTTTCAAGCGCCGAGCATTTTGCAGGTGGACGGGGCAAAGGAAGTGGCGGTGGAATTTGGATCGTTGTCCAAAAGCTATAACATGGCCGGCTGCCGCATCGGATACGTAGTCGGAAACCGGGACATGATTCGAGCGCTTTCGGTGATCAAGAGCAACACGGATACGTGCCAGTTTATTCCGATCCAGAAGGCGGCGGTGGCCGCTTTGACGAACGGACGGACGTTTATTCGAGAAAATAGCCGCATTTATGAACAACGCATGAATATGATGGTCGAGAGACTTCGAGAACTGGGCATCGACGTGCAGCGGCCGAAAGCGACCTTTTTCTTGTGGATCCCGGTCTATGACGGATACTCGTCCGAACGATTTGCCGCCAAATTGCTGGAAGAAGCGGGAGTCATCGTAACACCGGGAACAGCGTTTGGATCCGCAGGGGAAGGATATGTCCGCGTATCGCTGTCAGCGCCGATGGAGCGTCTGCAGCAAGCCGTTGAACGATGGAAGCAAGTGGATTGGGAGGAATCGGCGCGATGA
- a CDS encoding ATP-binding protein → MKPKAMIRTMAIVKTADILKAMDITEELAKRMGFLPRDCLFLRLATEEACTNAYEYCQKTRKLPFRIFWKIDARQFMIIVKQRGGCFSVAQTDVVNTGPRGRGLQLITHIVDDVYVKQAGNNVLFCMCKCKKKE, encoded by the coding sequence ATGAAGCCCAAGGCCATGATCCGAACGATGGCGATCGTGAAAACGGCGGACATTTTAAAAGCGATGGACATTACCGAGGAACTGGCGAAGAGAATGGGGTTTTTGCCGCGCGATTGCCTTTTTCTTCGGCTCGCGACAGAGGAAGCGTGCACGAATGCGTATGAATATTGTCAAAAAACGAGAAAACTGCCATTTAGGATATTTTGGAAAATTGATGCGAGACAGTTTATGATCATTGTCAAACAGCGAGGAGGATGCTTCTCCGTAGCCCAAACTGATGTCGTCAACACTGGGCCGCGCGGCAGGGGGCTGCAGCTGATCACCCATATCGTCGACGATGTATACGTGAAGCAAGCGGGAAACAACGTCTTGTTTTGCATGTGCAAATGCAAAAAAAAAGAGTGA
- a CDS encoding PP2C family protein-serine/threonine phosphatase, with the protein MVDGFWEHVQRYDHLAWRELLLGLEKMNVFVGPGDYVYWLAAPEQRRLLFISSSCEQLYGLPPDDFYRDQDIWAKVSYPDDRAKAERKWSLLSGADAGAQTYRIINQRDGSVRWVLERTFPVLGQFGEVRLVSGVVADLTEAKRNENERQLAEQVYKAMEQAMLVTDGQFVVQFVNPAFTKITGHGVEIVGQPLHALYAGYYEAWLYEVIQAGTGESGEWRGWVRWRRKNGSVYVRQTTVRAVPGHDGGIAFYLFLFAGPTYENPYIAAMKDDLRLAREVQKRVLSKPLSAKGIQIAGTYIPSRELGGDMYAWYPIDKQRYGIFLMDVMGHGAAASLICMSVRSLLNGVIRKGIVPPEVFRELNRHMRQLYHENGRMTYYFTAVYVLVDVKERMIEYASAGHPPGFLFQPDGTVAELDRGCAPIGLLPRLFVDSGRLRYEPGATLVLYSDGAIEGGTGSVRQKIEAFRDALTPHILLDEQVLLDHLRRHFAQKGPLPDDFSAVVAKLG; encoded by the coding sequence ATGGTGGATGGGTTTTGGGAACATGTTCAACGTTATGACCACCTCGCGTGGCGAGAGTTGCTTCTCGGCTTGGAAAAAATGAATGTATTCGTTGGGCCGGGCGATTATGTGTATTGGCTCGCAGCGCCGGAACAAAGGCGGCTCTTGTTCATTTCGTCATCATGCGAGCAGCTGTACGGCCTGCCTCCGGACGACTTTTACCGCGATCAAGACATATGGGCAAAAGTGTCCTACCCGGATGACCGCGCCAAGGCGGAAAGAAAATGGTCGCTTCTTTCGGGGGCGGATGCGGGTGCCCAAACGTATCGCATCATCAATCAGCGGGATGGCTCCGTCCGCTGGGTGCTTGAACGGACGTTTCCTGTGCTTGGCCAATTCGGGGAAGTGAGGCTCGTCAGCGGAGTTGTCGCTGATCTGACAGAAGCAAAGCGAAACGAGAATGAACGGCAGCTCGCTGAGCAAGTGTACAAAGCGATGGAACAGGCGATGCTCGTAACCGATGGCCAGTTTGTCGTTCAGTTTGTCAATCCGGCGTTCACAAAAATCACTGGCCATGGTGTAGAGATTGTCGGTCAGCCGCTGCATGCGCTTTACGCGGGTTATTACGAGGCCTGGCTTTATGAGGTGATTCAAGCGGGAACTGGGGAAAGTGGAGAATGGAGGGGGTGGGTGCGCTGGCGGCGGAAAAACGGTTCGGTCTATGTCAGGCAGACGACGGTGCGGGCTGTGCCCGGCCATGATGGAGGAATCGCTTTTTACTTGTTTTTATTTGCCGGTCCAACTTATGAGAACCCATACATCGCAGCGATGAAAGATGACTTGCGGCTGGCCCGCGAGGTGCAAAAGCGCGTGTTGAGCAAGCCGTTGTCGGCCAAAGGAATCCAGATTGCCGGAACGTACATCCCATCGCGGGAGCTGGGGGGCGATATGTACGCCTGGTATCCGATCGACAAACAGCGGTACGGCATTTTTTTAATGGATGTGATGGGTCATGGGGCAGCGGCTTCACTCATTTGCATGTCGGTCCGCTCGCTCTTAAACGGCGTCATCCGCAAAGGGATCGTTCCGCCGGAAGTGTTTCGCGAGTTGAACCGCCATATGCGCCAGTTGTACCATGAAAACGGGCGGATGACGTATTATTTCACCGCCGTGTATGTTCTTGTGGATGTCAAGGAACGGATGATTGAATATGCATCAGCCGGCCATCCGCCGGGGTTTTTGTTCCAACCGGACGGAACGGTGGCGGAGTTGGACCGCGGCTGCGCGCCGATCGGGTTGCTTCCGCGCCTTTTTGTCGACAGCGGCCGGTTGCGCTACGAGCCGGGGGCGACGCTTGTGTTGTATTCCGACGGGGCGATTGAAGGGGGGACGGGATCCGTTCGGCAAAAGATTGAAGCGTTCCGCGATGCGCTAACGCCGCATATTTTATTGGACGAGCAGGTGCTTTTGGACCATCTGCGCCGCCATTTTGCGCAAAAAGGGCCGCTTCCGGACGATTTTTCGGCGGTGGTGGCCAAGCTTGGCTAA
- a CDS encoding RNA-guided endonuclease InsQ/TnpB family protein, translating to MDMTLTAKIKIYPTAEQAEVLKATLSAYRQACNAVSVVIFDTKVLAQAKLHDMTYRLLRSNYALRSQMAQSVIKTVIARYRSLKSNGHEWTLVRFKKPEYDLVWNRDYSIVQGLFSVNTLEGRIKVSFEPKGMEPYFDGSWTFGTAKLVYKHNKFFLHIPMTKTIPTVDEHNIRQVVGVDVGVNFLAVAYDSQGKTIFFNGRKIKHMRAKYKRMRKTLQQKGTASARRKLKTIGQRENRWMTDVNHAVTKALVRQYGERTLFVLEDLTGIREKTERVRIHDRYETVSWAFYQFRQMLEYKARLHGSKVIVVAPHYTSLTCPKCGHTEKANRKKRTHTFCCRTCGYTSNDDRIGAMNLQRKGIEYIVEGTTQA from the coding sequence ATGGACATGACGTTAACAGCCAAAATAAAAATTTACCCAACAGCGGAACAAGCAGAAGTATTGAAAGCCACCCTTTCCGCTTATCGACAAGCGTGCAACGCTGTGTCTGTTGTGATTTTTGACACAAAAGTGCTTGCACAAGCCAAGTTACACGACATGACCTATCGTCTACTTCGATCAAACTACGCTTTGCGTTCGCAAATGGCGCAATCTGTGATTAAAACGGTGATCGCTAGATACCGCTCCCTAAAAAGCAATGGTCACGAATGGACATTGGTTCGCTTTAAAAAGCCTGAATATGATCTCGTTTGGAATCGAGATTACTCCATTGTTCAAGGGTTATTTTCTGTCAATACGCTAGAAGGACGAATCAAAGTGTCATTCGAACCAAAAGGCATGGAACCATATTTTGATGGCTCATGGACGTTTGGCACAGCCAAACTCGTCTACAAGCATAACAAATTCTTTTTGCACATCCCCATGACCAAAACAATTCCAACCGTAGATGAACACAACATTCGCCAAGTGGTCGGTGTCGATGTAGGGGTTAACTTTCTTGCAGTAGCTTATGATTCGCAAGGGAAAACTATCTTTTTTAACGGACGAAAAATCAAGCATATGCGTGCCAAGTACAAACGAATGCGAAAAACCCTCCAGCAAAAAGGGACGGCTTCTGCGCGTCGGAAGTTGAAAACAATCGGACAACGAGAAAACCGTTGGATGACGGATGTGAACCATGCTGTCACGAAGGCACTCGTTCGTCAATATGGAGAACGTACCCTTTTTGTATTAGAAGATTTAACAGGCATTCGTGAAAAAACAGAACGTGTACGTATCCATGACCGATATGAAACCGTATCGTGGGCTTTCTATCAGTTCCGTCAAATGTTAGAGTATAAGGCACGTTTGCATGGGTCAAAAGTGATTGTGGTTGCTCCGCATTACACCTCTTTGACATGTCCAAAGTGTGGTCATACGGAAAAAGCCAATCGAAAGAAACGTACACACACCTTTTGTTGTCGAACATGCGGATATACCTCAAACGATGACCGCATTGGTGCTATGAACCTTCAACGAAAAGGAATAGAGTACATCGTTGAAGGAACGACACAGGCATGA
- a CDS encoding RDD family protein: protein MAVTNPAGFWKRLLANLLDAIVVGIPISIIGYFITGSWETNWFTSLANILYALIVPAVWYGYTVGKRMLGIRIAKVNGGKVGVGTMFLRSFVGGLVYFITFGIGLIISAIMVAAREDKRSIHDFIAGTYVTTEKPTV from the coding sequence ATGGCGGTGACGAATCCGGCTGGATTTTGGAAGCGGCTGTTGGCTAACTTGTTGGATGCGATTGTCGTTGGCATTCCGATTTCGATCATCGGCTATTTCATCACTGGCAGTTGGGAAACGAACTGGTTTACGTCATTAGCGAACATCCTTTACGCGTTAATCGTTCCGGCTGTTTGGTACGGATATACGGTCGGCAAGCGGATGCTTGGCATCCGGATTGCGAAAGTCAACGGCGGAAAAGTTGGGGTCGGCACGATGTTTTTGCGCTCGTTCGTTGGCGGACTCGTATACTTTATCACGTTTGGCATTGGTCTCATTATTAGTGCGATTATGGTAGCTGCAAGAGAAGACAAACGGTCGATTCACGATTTTATCGCTGGGACGTATGTGACAACGGAAAAACCGACGGTGTAA
- a CDS encoding methyl-accepting chemotaxis protein yields MSLSSYIIRTMFVVIPGTAAIGMATCLVNGIRGAAFWWTLVATVLFGAMLGFVSATLNYRRFVAPIAVINEHLGKMTGGDLTVRIPLDRVQQLRPIAASLNDMADAWQSVMGQVQHHAEEVAQYSQQLAAVAEQTTKATEQIATTMETLAASAEEQADAVRTTAASVHDISQTLSDVAFHTKEVAHRAEKTSAKAEDGKQSIGQMSEQMQFIYDHVQTLGQVVKGLGERSNEIGQITEAITGIASQTNLLALNAAIEAARAGEQGKGFAVVADEVRKLAEQSARSAQQISELIGYIQEETKRAVASAEQVIAEVAKGLNVAAACGQSFAHIREEVGQVSKQIGQVSSAIEQMTEHARQVNDALQQMTNIVEQSASGAANVSAATQEQMASVEEIASSSTSLGQMADEMRAMLKKFSV; encoded by the coding sequence TTGTCTTTATCCAGTTATATTATCCGCACAATGTTCGTTGTCATTCCTGGCACAGCGGCGATCGGCATGGCCACATGCCTGGTCAACGGCATTCGCGGGGCGGCATTTTGGTGGACGCTTGTTGCTACGGTGCTGTTTGGCGCGATGCTCGGCTTCGTTTCGGCAACGCTCAACTATCGACGGTTTGTTGCCCCGATTGCCGTTATTAACGAACATTTAGGCAAGATGACAGGCGGAGATTTGACGGTGCGCATACCGCTTGATCGCGTGCAGCAGCTGCGGCCGATTGCGGCGTCGTTAAACGATATGGCAGACGCTTGGCAAAGTGTGATGGGGCAAGTCCAACATCATGCCGAAGAAGTAGCGCAATATTCTCAGCAGCTTGCCGCCGTCGCCGAACAGACGACGAAAGCGACAGAGCAAATTGCGACAACGATGGAAACGCTTGCGGCAAGTGCGGAGGAGCAGGCCGATGCTGTCCGCACCACCGCCGCGTCCGTGCATGATATTTCCCAAACATTGAGCGACGTCGCTTTCCATACGAAAGAAGTGGCGCACCGCGCCGAGAAAACGTCGGCGAAAGCAGAGGACGGCAAGCAGTCAATCGGACAAATGTCCGAGCAAATGCAGTTCATTTACGATCATGTGCAAACGCTCGGCCAGGTGGTGAAAGGGCTTGGGGAGCGCTCCAACGAGATTGGACAGATTACGGAAGCGATCACCGGCATTGCGTCGCAGACGAATTTGTTGGCGCTCAATGCGGCGATCGAAGCGGCGCGCGCCGGCGAGCAAGGGAAAGGGTTTGCGGTTGTCGCGGACGAAGTGAGGAAGCTCGCAGAACAATCAGCGCGCTCAGCGCAACAAATTTCCGAGCTGATCGGTTACATTCAAGAAGAAACGAAGCGGGCAGTTGCGTCTGCCGAACAGGTGATCGCCGAAGTGGCGAAAGGATTGAACGTTGCGGCGGCATGCGGCCAATCATTTGCCCATATCCGCGAGGAGGTCGGCCAAGTGAGCAAACAAATTGGACAAGTATCGTCCGCCATCGAGCAAATGACGGAGCATGCTCGTCAAGTGAACGACGCACTCCAACAGATGACCAATATTGTCGAACAGTCAGCGTCTGGTGCGGCCAACGTATCGGCAGCGACCCAGGAACAAATGGCTTCCGTCGAGGAAATCGCCTCTTCGTCGACATCGCTCGGTCAGATGGCGGACGAGATGCGGGCAATGCTGAAGAAATTTTCTGTGTGA